The sequence TAAAGTCTTCTCTTCTTCAAATAGCTTCATCTCTATGATTCCGTCCACTATTGCTTTAATTATAGTTTCGACATGCGGCTTTTCTACACCGGAGTTCATTTCCAGTATCCATACTTGCTTGTTTTTGTGGGCGAATGCCTTTAAATCTTCTAAGAATTTGTATATCTGCTTTTCTTCGGTTTCAAAGAACATTGGGGTTAAAGACGAAACTATACCAATGACTGGGGGATTCTCAACATGAGGGTTGTTTAGGATTATTTTGGTGGTTATGTCTTTTATTACGTCTATTACTTGAGAGGTGTCCCTGATATCTGGTATTACTTCTTCCGTAAATGAGAATTTGGGCCCTCCACGTAGTCTTTGAGTATATGCGTCGAGAATATAAAGCTTGTCGTTTAAATAACCCATTAGCCCCCATCCAAAATCAAGTGCATTGCTTATGAATTCATACTTGGATACGTCAATGAGAAGTCCGATAACGTTTGCTCCGGAAATTAGTTGATTGTACATAAACTGGGTTATAAAAGTTGTTTTGCCCGATTTGGGATCCCCTAGGATGAGGACGACACTGCCCTTTGGTATCCCGCCCGCTACTAAGGAGTCAATAATTCCTGTAGGAACTCGTTCTACCCTTTCCTCTATCTCTCCTTGGGATGAAATACCTAGATTCAATTTGCATCCCTCTAATAAATTTCACCACTGGGATACACAACAACTCCATGATCGGTTATCTCAAAAGGATACTTTCTCATAGAATGCTTGGTTCCTCTCATCTTCCTGATTAAAAGATAACGTTTAAGCTCTATATTTTTCTCCTGAAGATCAAGGATAACAACACCTCTTGCTATATACTCCTCTATTCCGTATCTGCTTATCCTCCCTGCTTTTGGGTCTGGAGCCTCTGTAGTGAGGAGTGTTGTAACACCCATCTCGAGAAGAATCGTGTTCAACTTTAAGAGTACGCCCCTGATATCCTTCTCATTTTGAAGTCTAAAAGCTATTGAGGGTA comes from Thermococcus aggregans and encodes:
- a CDS encoding RAD55 family ATPase, with protein sequence MNLGISSQGEIEERVERVPTGIIDSLVAGGIPKGSVVLILGDPKSGKTTFITQFMYNQLISGANVIGLLIDVSKYEFISNALDFGWGLMGYLNDKLYILDAYTQRLRGGPKFSFTEEVIPDIRDTSQVIDVIKDITTKIILNNPHVENPPVIGIVSSLTPMFFETEEKQIYKFLEDLKAFAHKNKQVWILEMNSGVEKPHVETIIKAIVDGIIEMKLFEEEKTLKRYLRVYGMRRTRHALSWVPYEITERGIILQNQNL